From the Diospyros lotus cultivar Yz01 chromosome 13, ASM1463336v1, whole genome shotgun sequence genome, one window contains:
- the LOC127788141 gene encoding uncharacterized protein LOC127788141, which translates to MQEFDVIFGMDWLSKHHATILCFEKEIVCKYPEGIELCLSVAETKYLPRVISALKAKKLLQSEGCIGFLMSVMVKGGKELIVNDVKVVKDFPEIFPDDLTEMPPEREVEFTIDLVLGSAPISKAPYRMAPKQLHKLKTQLEELLGKGFIRPSLSP; encoded by the coding sequence ATGCAAGAATTCGATGTGATTTTTGGAATGGACTGGCTTTCCAAGCACCATGCGACCATTCTATGCTTTGAAAAGGAAATAGTTTGTAAGTATCCTGAAGGGATAGAACTTTGCCTTTCAGTGGCTGAGACGAAATACCTTCCCCGTGTCATTTCAGCATTAAAAGCCAAGAAACTATTACAGTCGGAAGGATGTATTGGATTCTTAATGTCAGTGATGGTtaagggaggaaaagaattaATAGTGAATGACGTTAAAGTAGTAAAGGACTTTCCGGAGATTTTCCCTGATGACTTGACTGAAATGCCACCAGAACGGGAAGTAGAGTTCACTATTGATCTAGTGCTCGGTTCCGCACCTATTTCTAAAGCCCCTTACAGGATGGCACCAAAGCAGCTACACAAGTTGAAAACCCAGTTAGAGGAACTGTTGGGGAAAGGATTTATTCGACCAAGTTTATCTCCCTAG